A genome region from Candidatus Zixiibacteriota bacterium includes the following:
- the tsaE gene encoding tRNA (adenosine(37)-N6)-threonylcarbamoyltransferase complex ATPase subunit type 1 TsaE has product MIESRHNQILITGSAGETIAAGKGLAALLNNGDLISFTGPLGAGKTCFIRGIAIGLGINESDVKSPSYTLVNEYHGIIPLYHFDLYRMNKTDELYEIGWDDYLIREGVVVVEWGEKAGRNMPEERIQIFIEILDQTKRKIELEFLNL; this is encoded by the coding sequence ATGATTGAGTCGCGCCACAATCAGATTCTAATTACCGGGTCGGCCGGGGAAACGATAGCGGCCGGAAAAGGGCTGGCGGCTCTGTTGAACAACGGCGATCTGATTTCCTTTACCGGCCCTCTTGGCGCCGGTAAAACCTGTTTTATCAGGGGTATTGCAATCGGTCTGGGAATTAATGAAAGCGATGTTAAATCGCCGTCATACACTCTGGTCAACGAATATCATGGTATAATTCCGCTGTATCACTTCGACCTGTACCGCATGAATAAAACTGATGAATTGTATGAAATCGGCTGGGATGATTATCTGATTCGAGAGGGAGTGGTCGTGGTGGAGTGGGGAGAGAAGGCCGGCCGGAATATGCCGGAAGAGAGAATCCAGATATTCATTGAAATTCTGGATCAAACGAAAAGAAAAATCGAGCTTGAATTTCTAAACCTCTGA
- a CDS encoding response regulator gives MSTKNILWVDDEIDSLKPHILFLQQKGFRVDTALSGDDALIKVREEHFDLVLLDEMMPGKDGLTTLEEIKDIRPHLPVVMVTKSEEESLMEDAVGQKIDDYLTKPVNPSQVLMVAKRILDTKKIISESQMKRYVTDLNKINQKLYGAMQPEDWLEAAKFLASWDLQLDESEDEGLMQTHLGTRKELNTEFTKYLEKNYIGWLFSEDRPVLSPDLLEKYMMPLLKGGNKVLLLVIDCMRLDQWMTVEPLVSEFYNIHRDTYFSILPSATPFARNALFAGLFPDEVDRQNPDIYKEGDEGSLNRHEDVLLENLISRHDLKLSGNPRYEKVFNNTEGESLAKKVGNFYQSDLVAFVFNFLDILAHGRSNNVILKEIAGSEAAFRSLMKSWFIHSPLFSILKSFASRDFTVIVTSDHGSVLCSRGTIAHGKRDTSTNLRYKYGDNLNCEKKEAWLIKKPEDYRLPKFSLATTYLIAKEDFYFVYPNNYNEYIRQFTNSFQHGGISLEEMVVPVAIMTPK, from the coding sequence ATGAGTACCAAAAATATCCTCTGGGTCGATGATGAAATTGATTCGTTAAAGCCTCATATTCTTTTTCTTCAACAGAAAGGCTTCAGGGTCGATACGGCTCTTTCTGGTGATGATGCTCTTATCAAAGTACGTGAGGAGCATTTCGATCTGGTTCTTCTCGATGAAATGATGCCCGGCAAGGATGGTCTGACGACTCTGGAAGAGATTAAGGATATCCGGCCTCATCTGCCGGTGGTTATGGTGACCAAGTCGGAGGAGGAATCATTGATGGAGGACGCGGTCGGGCAGAAAATCGACGATTACCTGACGAAACCGGTTAACCCGTCCCAGGTTCTGATGGTTGCCAAACGAATTCTGGATACCAAAAAAATAATTTCCGAGAGCCAGATGAAACGGTATGTTACCGACCTGAATAAGATCAATCAGAAACTGTATGGGGCTATGCAACCCGAAGACTGGCTCGAAGCCGCCAAATTTCTGGCCTCATGGGATCTTCAACTCGATGAAAGCGAGGATGAGGGACTCATGCAGACACATCTTGGTACTCGCAAGGAATTGAACACCGAGTTCACCAAATATCTCGAGAAAAATTATATCGGATGGCTGTTTTCCGAAGATCGACCGGTTTTGTCACCGGATCTTCTTGAAAAATATATGATGCCCCTTCTAAAGGGTGGCAACAAAGTCCTATTACTGGTCATCGATTGTATGCGACTTGATCAATGGATGACCGTGGAGCCGCTTGTCTCCGAATTCTACAATATTCATCGCGACACCTATTTCTCGATACTCCCAAGCGCCACGCCGTTTGCCCGAAATGCTCTTTTTGCCGGCCTTTTCCCCGATGAAGTCGATCGGCAGAACCCGGATATTTACAAAGAAGGCGACGAAGGTTCACTCAATCGGCATGAAGATGTCCTGCTGGAAAATCTTATCAGTCGGCATGATCTGAAATTGTCCGGCAATCCCCGTTACGAAAAGGTTTTTAATAATACCGAGGGCGAGAGTTTGGCCAAGAAGGTTGGTAATTTCTATCAGTCGGATTTGGTTGCCTTCGTTTTTAATTTTCTGGATATCCTGGCTCACGGCCGGTCGAATAATGTCATTCTGAAAGAGATAGCCGGAAGCGAGGCCGCTTTCCGTTCTTTGATGAAAAGCTGGTTTATTCACTCGCCTCTGTTTTCCATATTGAAATCCTTTGCCTCGAGAGATTTCACTGTCATTGTCACCTCGGATCATGGTTCTGTCCTCTGTTCCCGCGGAACAATCGCCCACGGCAAACGGGATACCTCGACCAATCTGCGATACAAGTACGGCGATAATCTCAACTGCGAGAAAAAAGAGGCCTGGCTTATTAAAAAGCCCGAGGATTATCGTCTGCCGAAATTTTCTCTGGCCACCACTTATTTGATCGCCAAGGAAGATTTTTATTTTGTTTATCCCAATAATTATAATGAATATATCCGGCAATTCACCAATTCCTTCCAGCATGGTGGTATTTCTCTGGAAGAAATGGTTGTGCCTGTTGCCATCATGACCCCCAAGTGA
- a CDS encoding bifunctional folylpolyglutamate synthase/dihydrofolate synthase, whose product MSKDRGSYASALDFIMRRELFGIKLGLENIAGFLDRIGNPQNRFRSIHVAGTNGKGSTCAYIEAILRQAGYKTGIFTSPHLVDYRERIRIGGKQIDKKYVTDFVAKYRYVISRRHITFFEACTAMAFNYFADHKVDIAVVEVGLGGRLDATSTLTPLLSIITDISYDHTNILGDTLTKIAYEKAGIIKPGIPILTGVMKAEPLAEITRVSQERGAPLLCLKKNAFIENGQPFRFDYKFNDLTLKNLEPSLAGNHQIRNAALAVAAADMLLPMGFNLRSRDIRIGLNKAVWPGRFQKLKRPGRPLIIMDVGHNPGGIKSLVDCFRKLYPGRRADIVIGFVKNKDLGKSVGFIKRIARRVEIARLNTHRTADPEEIAVYFEPWKDMTISDSVVNSARKLVESSGPDDIIIICGSHYAVGDFMANQNKIL is encoded by the coding sequence ATGTCCAAAGACAGGGGTAGTTATGCCTCGGCGCTTGATTTTATCATGCGTCGGGAGCTTTTCGGAATTAAACTCGGCCTGGAAAACATCGCCGGATTTCTGGATCGAATCGGCAATCCGCAGAATCGTTTCCGCTCGATTCATGTGGCGGGGACCAATGGCAAAGGTTCCACCTGCGCCTACATCGAGGCCATTCTAAGACAGGCCGGATATAAAACCGGGATATTTACATCGCCTCATCTGGTTGATTACCGCGAACGAATTCGGATCGGCGGAAAGCAAATAGATAAAAAGTATGTCACCGACTTCGTGGCGAAATACAGGTATGTAATTTCGCGCCGCCACATTACTTTTTTCGAGGCCTGCACGGCCATGGCCTTCAATTATTTCGCCGATCACAAGGTCGATATTGCCGTGGTCGAAGTCGGTCTGGGAGGAAGGCTTGACGCCACCTCCACCCTGACTCCCCTCCTGTCCATAATAACCGATATTTCATATGATCATACCAATATTCTGGGCGATACTCTTACTAAAATCGCCTATGAGAAGGCAGGCATAATTAAACCCGGTATCCCGATCTTGACCGGAGTGATGAAGGCCGAGCCTCTTGCCGAAATAACCCGGGTCAGCCAGGAACGTGGGGCGCCTCTGCTGTGCCTGAAGAAAAATGCCTTCATCGAAAATGGACAACCGTTCCGGTTTGATTATAAATTCAATGATTTGACTCTGAAGAACCTTGAACCGTCACTGGCCGGCAATCACCAGATCAGGAATGCCGCCCTGGCGGTGGCGGCGGCCGATATGCTTTTACCGATGGGATTCAATCTGAGAAGCAGAGATATTCGTATAGGATTGAACAAGGCTGTATGGCCGGGACGTTTCCAGAAATTGAAACGGCCAGGCCGCCCTCTTATTATTATGGACGTGGGCCATAATCCGGGCGGCATAAAATCACTGGTGGATTGTTTTCGTAAATTATATCCCGGTCGCAGGGCCGATATTGTGATCGGGTTTGTTAAGAATAAAGATTTGGGGAAATCCGTCGGTTTTATCAAACGAATCGCACGCCGCGTGGAAATCGCCCGACTTAATACCCACCGAACGGCCGACCCGGAGGAGATTGCCGTTTATTTTGAACCATGGAAGGATATGACAATATCTGATTCGGTGGTGAATTCGGCGCGCAAACTGGTGGAATCGTCAGGACCTGACGATATAATTATTATCTGCGGTTCACATTACGCGGTTGGCGATTTTATGGCCAATCAGAACAAGATATTATGA
- the tsaB gene encoding tRNA (adenosine(37)-N6)-threonylcarbamoyltransferase complex dimerization subunit type 1 TsaB, giving the protein MKKKHILVINSATSVLQVGITANEADLAVKENTDRFRHAEFIFPLIDGLCREAGLPRPVIEAIIVSIGPGSFTGLRVGLASAKGLALSLGIPLVGVSLFESIASRLFQAFGKTRVYIPSRRNEYYTALIDSSDFDNRTITVVTGKNPAPLLANTKHLAIDCTPGPEMIGNLDFLDSRDFSLGLDDFLRAGIRKLDCAGGDDIAVLEPLYIQQFPAHIKK; this is encoded by the coding sequence ATGAAAAAGAAACATATCCTGGTAATCAACAGTGCTACCTCAGTTCTGCAGGTGGGGATTACAGCTAATGAGGCCGATCTGGCTGTAAAAGAAAACACTGATCGATTTCGCCATGCCGAATTTATCTTTCCGCTGATAGATGGACTCTGTCGCGAGGCCGGTTTGCCACGTCCGGTTATAGAAGCCATTATCGTTTCGATCGGGCCGGGTTCCTTCACCGGATTACGGGTGGGTCTGGCCTCCGCCAAAGGGCTGGCCCTTTCTCTGGGAATTCCACTGGTGGGCGTGTCTCTTTTTGAATCAATCGCAAGTCGGCTATTTCAAGCCTTTGGAAAGACCCGGGTCTATATCCCGTCACGGAGGAATGAATATTATACCGCCTTAATTGATTCGTCGGATTTTGACAACCGAACGATAACGGTTGTAACCGGTAAAAATCCGGCGCCCTTATTGGCAAATACCAAACATCTGGCTATTGACTGCACGCCGGGACCGGAAATGATCGGAAATTTGGACTTTCTTGACTCCAGAGATTTCTCACTTGGACTCGATGATTTCCTTCGGGCCGGTATCAGGAAACTCGACTGCGCCGGTGGCGATGATATCGCGGTTTTAGAGCCACTTTATATCCAGCAATTTCCTGCCCATATAAAGAAATAG
- the rimI gene encoding ribosomal protein S18-alanine N-acetyltransferase, which translates to MPERLKGFIIRPVKPSEINIVVMMEQLIFTDAWPRSAFLDYLDDDPDMGLLVAESGNAIIGYACYIISYGEAQLSNVAVAPEYRGKSVAKLLINRILNMAKNANCEYIYLDVRQSNLSAIDLYRKLGFRELYLRPGYYQTPVEDAIVMVKTLREEDFENGLV; encoded by the coding sequence ATGCCGGAAAGACTCAAGGGATTTATTATCCGTCCAGTTAAACCATCCGAGATCAATATCGTGGTTATGATGGAACAGTTGATTTTCACCGACGCCTGGCCCAGATCAGCCTTTTTGGATTATCTCGATGATGATCCCGATATGGGTTTACTGGTGGCCGAGAGCGGGAATGCGATTATCGGATATGCTTGCTATATAATATCTTATGGCGAGGCCCAATTGTCCAATGTGGCCGTGGCGCCGGAATATCGGGGAAAATCTGTTGCCAAATTATTAATAAATCGTATCTTAAACATGGCAAAAAACGCCAATTGTGAATATATTTATCTTGATGTTCGACAGAGTAATTTGTCGGCCATTGATTTATATCGCAAACTTGGTTTTCGGGAATTATATTTGCGACCGGGTTATTATCAGACCCCGGTAGAAGATGCAATTGTGATGGTAAAAACGCTCAGGGAAGAAGACTTCGAAAATGGACTGGTTTAA
- a CDS encoding PAS domain S-box protein, with protein sequence MTRKKNDQPGTTRKSNAIKNGGSIQPAVPIGMASEDHLPLTRLSLDRASDSIFWIGQDARLLYVNDSACKRLGYTRKELLLKRIFDIDPDFSADIWAEYWEDAKQNKVITFESRHLKKNGQFFPVEITVSYLEFNDKEYHCAYARDITARKMAESALRESEAKFRLLSEQGLLAIVIIQDGLIKFANQAVAELTGYSIDEMKAWPEDGYSVVIHPEHRLFVLDQARKKQRGDPDVINHYTTKFVIRNGDEKWVDLYSKSVKYDGRNADFVSMVDITGRKDAENVLKKARNELEFLVEERTVELTEANRQLKRRIFDLYTIFELSRNFNAVLNYETLLDSFVLTSLGQMGAAKAALYLPHQLGGETFRLERVKGSPPFPRKEILINPDSEFGRYITAYNRPVFISELSDKMPAAKDMGFMDYFDDGLVVPLIFQTKLRGVLIISAKESGQHFQDEDVEFLSILANQTAVSIENARLYESEKEALEKLQQTQRLLIQSERLAVLGELSAKIAHEVNNPLGIIKNYLNLINQQAEGNPKIDEYLSIVQQEIDRITMIVRQLLNINRPMLIKFVRTDVGKTIREVLNLMRRQLEQSSTKVTLDIPDSMPEIAAWPDGLKQVFMNLIINACDAMNQGGEIEIGIHSREHTIQINFQDTGPGIDPKHIPHIFEPFYSTKEAGVGTGLGLSVCHRIVRNHNGTIEFNNNPRGGCFKIDLPIDQEEDEYDWRI encoded by the coding sequence ATGACACGGAAGAAAAACGACCAGCCCGGAACCACTCGCAAATCAAATGCAATTAAGAATGGTGGGAGTATTCAGCCCGCCGTCCCGATCGGGATGGCCTCTGAAGATCATTTGCCGCTGACCCGTCTTTCACTCGATCGAGCCTCAGATTCCATTTTCTGGATCGGTCAGGATGCTCGTCTCCTCTATGTCAACGATTCGGCCTGTAAACGGCTCGGTTACACTCGCAAGGAACTTCTCTTAAAAAGGATATTCGATATCGATCCCGATTTCAGCGCCGATATCTGGGCGGAGTATTGGGAAGACGCCAAACAGAATAAGGTTATCACCTTCGAATCCAGACATTTGAAAAAAAATGGCCAGTTTTTCCCGGTGGAGATTACTGTAAGCTATCTGGAATTCAACGACAAGGAATATCATTGTGCCTACGCGCGTGATATCACGGCGCGGAAAATGGCCGAGAGCGCGCTTCGCGAAAGCGAGGCCAAATTTCGGTTACTCTCCGAGCAGGGTTTACTGGCCATTGTCATTATTCAGGATGGTCTTATCAAGTTTGCCAACCAGGCCGTGGCCGAATTGACAGGATACTCAATCGATGAAATGAAAGCTTGGCCGGAGGACGGATATTCGGTTGTTATTCACCCCGAACATCGTCTTTTTGTTTTGGATCAGGCCCGCAAGAAACAACGCGGTGATCCCGATGTTATCAATCACTACACAACCAAATTCGTTATCCGAAACGGCGATGAAAAGTGGGTCGATCTTTATTCCAAATCGGTGAAATACGACGGGCGGAATGCCGATTTTGTTTCAATGGTCGATATAACGGGGCGTAAAGATGCTGAAAATGTTCTCAAGAAAGCCCGCAACGAACTGGAATTTCTGGTTGAAGAACGGACGGTCGAACTGACCGAGGCTAACCGTCAACTCAAGCGCCGTATTTTTGATCTTTATACAATATTCGAACTCAGCCGAAACTTCAACGCTGTTCTAAATTATGAGACTCTTCTCGATTCCTTTGTCCTGACTTCTCTCGGACAGATGGGGGCGGCCAAGGCGGCGCTTTATTTGCCTCATCAGCTGGGAGGTGAAACCTTCCGTCTGGAGCGGGTCAAGGGGTCCCCGCCTTTTCCGCGAAAGGAAATCTTGATTAATCCCGATAGTGAATTCGGGCGATATATCACGGCCTATAATCGGCCGGTGTTCATCAGCGAGTTGTCGGATAAAATGCCGGCGGCGAAAGATATGGGATTCATGGATTATTTCGATGATGGCCTGGTCGTCCCGCTTATTTTCCAGACTAAACTTCGCGGAGTCTTAATCATTTCCGCCAAAGAATCCGGACAGCACTTTCAAGATGAAGATGTCGAATTTTTATCCATTCTGGCCAACCAGACGGCCGTATCGATCGAAAACGCCCGGCTGTATGAATCTGAAAAAGAAGCTCTGGAAAAATTGCAACAAACCCAGAGACTGCTGATTCAGTCGGAACGCCTGGCGGTCCTGGGCGAGCTCTCCGCCAAGATTGCCCATGAGGTAAATAACCCTCTGGGGATTATTAAAAATTACCTGAACCTTATCAATCAGCAGGCGGAAGGCAACCCCAAGATTGATGAGTATCTGAGTATCGTGCAACAGGAAATCGATCGCATCACCATGATTGTCCGACAGCTCCTTAATATAAACAGGCCGATGCTTATCAAGTTCGTCAGAACCGATGTGGGGAAAACCATTCGGGAGGTTCTGAATTTGATGCGGCGTCAACTGGAACAGAGCTCCACAAAAGTTACGTTGGATATTCCTGATTCCATGCCGGAGATAGCGGCCTGGCCCGATGGCTTAAAACAGGTTTTTATGAACCTGATAATCAACGCCTGTGATGCCATGAATCAGGGAGGTGAAATCGAAATTGGTATACATTCCCGCGAACATACGATCCAGATCAATTTTCAGGATACTGGTCCGGGGATTGATCCCAAACATATTCCGCATATTTTCGAGCCGTTTTATTCCACCAAGGAGGCGGGTGTGGGGACCGGACTGGGGTTGTCGGTCTGTCATAGGATAGTCCGAAATCACAACGGGACTATTGAATTCAATAATAATCCCCGAGGTGGATGTTTTAAAATAGATCTGCCGATCGATCAAGAGGAAGATGAGTATGACTGGCGTATTTGA
- a CDS encoding GAF domain-containing protein, which translates to MTGVFEKLLVIDDEKRMCQSLEELFSSSGYSVKVTQSSQEALELIRDRQFDLIVTDIKMPDVTGLDILKAAKTVDPEIIVILMTGYASLESSLEAIKNGAFEYLLKPVEFSQLEISVKRGLEIRAANIERKKLLDDLQTANLNLSNRLAEINALYEAGKSLAYSPSLKELLDKIVKLAAGVTQAEIGSLMLINPTNSYLTIEAFIGLNVELAESVKLPIGSSIAGYVAKSGEPLIVKNVEEDDRFQRINRERYTSASLLCVPLKVSNRVLGVINMANKKYGQVFDDHDLKLLTTFASQAAVAIDDGRQFEDNLRKLREFSILFELSRRLSTVGSVSAMRNAIFEYMRKLMPIDYALWFEWQPVPKSLKPVGATGTDIPLTDSGSINLDKIKEGEVILEGLELESLDFDNIEIFSSVLGRKIREYRAYPDPGVNFTALPVVQEGQLKHVFCIGSDSERSYTSQEVSLARLIISQASGLYEREKALLNATRLLTMGNMISEISHDLRRPLTNIKGWIQVLREKYPQVAEDTAFFGMVEEEIHRLNELVTELVDFSKPHKYETEIKDIRGIIKRAAEFIGPDLRKKKISFDSEFQADINYEIPLNKNQILEVFLNLFLNAIDAMSENGHLRVVGKVDRPSFKHRDYLAITVADNGHGIKKENLSKIFDRYYTTKETGTGLGLVVVERIISAHGGTFEVISEYGKGTDFTLYFPI; encoded by the coding sequence ATGACTGGCGTATTTGAAAAATTATTGGTAATCGACGATGAGAAACGAATGTGCCAGTCGCTCGAAGAGCTGTTTTCGAGTAGCGGTTATAGTGTCAAGGTCACCCAATCATCGCAGGAGGCTTTGGAACTTATCAGGGACCGGCAGTTTGATTTGATCGTTACCGATATAAAGATGCCCGATGTTACCGGTCTGGATATCTTGAAGGCCGCCAAAACCGTCGATCCTGAAATCATCGTGATCCTGATGACCGGCTATGCTTCACTGGAATCGTCACTCGAAGCCATTAAAAACGGGGCTTTTGAGTACCTGTTAAAACCGGTGGAATTTTCCCAGCTGGAAATTTCGGTCAAACGGGGTCTGGAGATCAGGGCCGCCAATATCGAACGAAAAAAACTGCTGGATGATCTTCAGACGGCCAACCTCAATCTCAGTAACCGCCTGGCCGAGATCAACGCCCTGTATGAGGCCGGGAAATCTCTGGCTTACTCTCCCAGCCTAAAGGAACTGCTTGATAAAATAGTTAAACTGGCCGCGGGGGTGACTCAAGCCGAGATTGGCTCTCTGATGCTTATAAACCCGACCAACTCCTATTTAACCATTGAGGCTTTCATAGGCCTGAATGTGGAATTGGCCGAATCCGTCAAATTGCCAATAGGATCATCAATTGCCGGGTATGTAGCCAAAAGTGGGGAACCACTGATTGTAAAAAACGTCGAGGAAGATGACCGTTTCCAGAGAATCAACCGGGAACGCTACACCTCGGCTTCGCTTTTGTGTGTCCCCCTGAAAGTCTCCAATCGGGTTCTCGGTGTTATCAATATGGCCAATAAAAAATATGGACAGGTTTTCGATGACCATGATCTCAAATTGCTGACAACCTTCGCCTCGCAGGCTGCGGTGGCTATCGATGACGGCCGCCAGTTTGAAGATAATCTCCGAAAACTCCGGGAGTTTTCAATTCTTTTTGAGCTTTCCCGCAGACTTTCCACGGTCGGATCAGTTTCGGCCATGCGTAATGCCATCTTTGAATATATGAGGAAATTGATGCCGATCGATTATGCCCTCTGGTTCGAATGGCAACCGGTTCCCAAGAGCCTGAAACCGGTCGGAGCCACCGGAACAGATATTCCCCTGACCGATAGTGGATCAATCAATCTCGATAAAATCAAGGAAGGCGAGGTTATTCTTGAAGGATTGGAACTGGAGAGTCTTGATTTTGACAACATCGAAATATTCTCTTCAGTCCTTGGCCGAAAGATACGCGAATACAGGGCTTATCCCGATCCAGGTGTCAATTTCACCGCTCTGCCGGTAGTTCAGGAAGGACAACTGAAACATGTTTTTTGTATCGGTTCCGATAGTGAAAGAAGCTATACCAGTCAGGAAGTCTCACTGGCCCGGCTGATTATTTCTCAGGCTTCGGGGCTTTATGAGCGGGAAAAAGCGCTTTTAAATGCCACCCGTCTTTTGACTATGGGCAATATGATCTCCGAGATTTCTCATGATTTGCGTCGACCCCTGACCAATATAAAGGGCTGGATACAGGTGTTAAGGGAAAAGTATCCGCAGGTGGCTGAAGATACGGCCTTCTTTGGAATGGTCGAGGAAGAAATCCACCGGCTCAATGAATTGGTCACTGAATTGGTCGATTTTTCGAAACCACATAAGTACGAAACGGAAATCAAAGATATTCGCGGCATAATTAAGCGAGCCGCCGAGTTTATCGGCCCCGACTTGCGTAAGAAAAAAATAAGCTTCGACTCCGAATTCCAGGCCGATATCAATTATGAAATACCGCTCAATAAAAATCAAATTCTGGAGGTTTTCCTGAACCTGTTTTTAAACGCTATCGATGCCATGTCGGAAAACGGACACCTCCGGGTGGTTGGCAAAGTCGACCGGCCATCTTTTAAACACCGGGATTATCTGGCCATAACCGTAGCCGATAACGGCCATGGTATTAAAAAGGAAAACCTTTCCAAGATATTCGACCGCTATTATACCACCAAAGAAACCGGGACTGGGTTGGGATTAGTGGTGGTCGAGCGTATTATCTCGGCCCATGGGGGGACTTTTGAGGTCATATCGGAATATGGAAAGGGTACTGATTTTACCCTATACTTTCCAATTTAA
- a CDS encoding acetyl-CoA carboxylase carboxyltransferase subunit beta gives MDWFKKAKSGLISKEKKDIPDGLWSKCPGCGDIFYTKQLENNYWVCPSCNYHFRITSRKYINIILDGGILEEYDTELESKDPLKFKDSKRYPDRIRAAQEKSGMRDAVVSGIGKIDSREVSFAIMDFSFIGGSMGSVVGEKIARTIERAIDRAIPLVIVSCSGGARMQEGILSLMQMAKTSALLAVLHKRKIPFISVLTNPTTAGVMASYASLGDVIIAEPKSLLGFAGPRVIQQTIGQDLPEGFQSSEFFLEKGFLDKIVERGQLRDTLVLLLKYFQR, from the coding sequence ATGGACTGGTTTAAAAAGGCAAAATCCGGCCTGATCAGCAAAGAGAAAAAAGATATCCCCGATGGCTTGTGGTCAAAGTGCCCGGGTTGTGGGGATATTTTTTATACCAAGCAACTGGAAAATAATTATTGGGTTTGCCCCAGCTGTAATTACCATTTTAGAATAACCAGCCGGAAATATATCAATATAATACTTGATGGTGGCATTCTGGAAGAATACGATACCGAGCTGGAATCGAAAGATCCATTGAAATTCAAGGATTCCAAACGATATCCCGATCGTATCCGAGCGGCCCAGGAAAAGTCGGGGATGAGGGATGCAGTGGTGTCGGGAATAGGCAAGATCGATTCCCGTGAGGTGTCTTTCGCCATCATGGATTTTTCTTTTATAGGCGGCTCAATGGGATCGGTGGTGGGGGAGAAAATTGCCCGGACTATCGAACGGGCCATTGATCGAGCCATACCGCTGGTGATCGTCTCATGTTCCGGCGGGGCCAGAATGCAGGAGGGGATTCTCTCCCTTATGCAAATGGCTAAAACATCGGCCCTGTTGGCGGTGTTGCATAAAAGGAAAATCCCGTTTATATCGGTGTTGACCAATCCCACCACGGCGGGTGTCATGGCCAGTTATGCATCGCTTGGAGATGTCATCATTGCCGAACCGAAATCGTTGCTTGGATTCGCCGGACCGCGGGTTATTCAGCAGACAATCGGACAGGATCTTCCGGAGGGTTTCCAATCCTCGGAATTCTTTTTGGAAAAAGGTTTTCTTGACAAAATCGTTGAACGGGGACAACTCCGGGACACCCTGGTTTTGCTTCTCAAATATTTCCAGAGATAA